The following coding sequences lie in one Capnocytophaga stomatis genomic window:
- a CDS encoding diacylglycerol kinase family protein — MITFIKGRIRSLYYVLVGVWHLVCKEPPILVHTSVTLFFFFLGFYFEISRTEWMIQVLACGIVLTVESLNTAIEKICDFIHPDYHKKIGTIKDISAGAVGFAVGAATIALAILYYPYFF; from the coding sequence ATGATTACATTTATTAAAGGAAGAATCAGGAGTTTATATTACGTATTGGTGGGAGTTTGGCACTTGGTTTGCAAAGAACCGCCAATTCTTGTTCATACATCTGTCACTCTGTTTTTCTTTTTTTTAGGATTTTATTTTGAAATTTCAAGAACTGAATGGATGATTCAGGTTTTGGCTTGTGGCATTGTTTTAACTGTTGAAAGCCTTAACACTGCCATAGAAAAAATTTGCGACTTCATTCATCCTGATTATCATAAAAAAATAGGAACAATCAAAGATATTTCAGCAGGAGCTGTAGGCTTTGCCGTTGGTGCAGCGACAATAGCCTTGGCAATTCTTTATTATCCTTATTTCTTCTAA
- the prfH gene encoding peptide chain release factor H, whose protein sequence is MEKIIQITSGKGPLECQWVVAKVLKIFLQEAKENSIQTEILHREEGDENLTLKSVTLLLKGTDLQDFLKDWLGSVCWVGKSTFRKFHQRSNWFIGVFELSQSEKTVFRESDISFQMVRSQGSGGQNVNKVNSAVRATHQPSGVSVFVQDTRSQLENKKLAISRIKEKLQLFELEKLKQQAQNQWNNHQQVARGNAVRTFSGTDFKRNFVDKSYKKERTKNKKINFDE, encoded by the coding sequence ATGGAAAAAATCATACAAATAACTTCAGGAAAAGGACCTTTGGAATGCCAATGGGTAGTAGCCAAAGTATTGAAAATATTTTTGCAAGAAGCCAAAGAAAATAGCATACAAACAGAAATCCTGCACCGAGAAGAAGGCGACGAAAACTTAACCTTAAAATCTGTCACACTTCTTTTGAAAGGAACTGATTTACAAGATTTTTTAAAGGATTGGCTCGGTTCGGTTTGTTGGGTAGGAAAATCCACTTTTAGGAAATTTCACCAGCGGTCGAACTGGTTTATTGGCGTTTTTGAGCTTTCTCAATCAGAAAAAACGGTGTTTCGTGAGAGCGATATTTCGTTTCAAATGGTGCGTTCGCAAGGCAGTGGCGGACAAAATGTTAATAAAGTAAACTCGGCGGTTCGGGCTACGCATCAGCCTTCGGGAGTGAGTGTTTTTGTGCAGGATACGCGTTCGCAATTGGAAAACAAGAAGTTAGCCATCAGCCGAATTAAAGAAAAATTGCAACTTTTTGAATTGGAGAAACTCAAGCAACAGGCTCAAAATCAGTGGAACAATCATCAGCAAGTAGCGAGAGGCAATGCGGTTCGTACCTTTTCGGGAACAGATTTCAAACGGAATTTTGTGGATAAATCTTACAAAAAAGAACGAACAAAAAATAAAAAAATCAATTTTGATGAATAA